CCGGTGCCGAATATTTCTCCATAAATACCACAGTTCTAAAGGCAAGTAGTGTTTTCATAATCATTTCCCCATGCCCTGTAGCAGATACCCCACCATATTTATTTGCATAAGTACCTGCTCCAATTATCGGCGTATCTCCAACCCTTCCCGGAAGATGAAGCGATATGCCACCCGTAGATGTACCCACAGCAATCATCCCATTTTTATCCATTGCTACGACACCTACCGTTTCATACAATTCTTTCAATTTATATAGTCTTGGGAAATAATCACTTTTCAATCTATTTTTTGCCCTGAGCCACATCCTTTCTTTTTCCTTTGTCTTCGGATTATGATATTTTATACCATTGAGTCGGGCAAATCTCAATGCCCCATCACCACACAACAATAAATGGTCTGTCTTCTCCATAATCAATCGTGCAACCTGTATTGGATATCTTACATTCTTTATCGCTGCAACTGCACCAAAATTTCCATCCGCAGTCATTATTGATGCATCCATCTCCACTTCACCAGTCAAACCAAGGGTTGAGCCGGTGCCGGCATTGAATATTGTCTCATCTTCCAGAATCATTATTGCCTTCTCTACCGCATCAAGGCTTGAGCCACCATTTTTTAGTATTTCATAACCTATGTTTACTGCCTTTTTTAATCCCTGGGCACGGCGGTGCGGAAAATTTATTCCGCCTGCCCCACCATTCGCAATTATTACAAGATTTTTCATCTCTGCCTCGCTATCTTTCCGATTATATTAAATGTTTTTCCTTTAACTAAAATAAAATAGAGTCCCGAACCCACCGGATCTCCATTGCTATCTTTTCCATCCCAGAAAACTTTTCTATCAATAATCTCCTTAGAAGAAAATTTTTTCACCAATCTGCCAGTGATTGAATATATGTATACTTCAGGGTTGTAATCTTCCGGCGGGTAGTCAAGGACAATCTCACAATTTTTGGTAAATGGATTTGGTATTGAATATGGGACCGCATAATTCTTTATATCAATCCGGACAAAATTTGACAGATTCCCCTCATTATTATAGATATCCCGGGGATATACCCCATAATAATAAGTGCCCATTAATTTATTAAAGATGTAGAGTGTAGTATCTATCAATCCCTGTCTAACATACCTTCCTGAGACGAGTCTATACAATCTGATCCGATCAATATAAACCCCGCCATTATTTATACTTGAATTCGTCCGATAATAAAACTTTAATGGAGAATTGCCCGGAGTAAGAATTATACGAATATTCTGCCAGTTATTAGACCTGCCGTAATAAATATAACTTTTTGTACCATATTCAAAAATAAAGGTATCAACCATATCCTCGGTGTTATAGTACAAATAAAAATCTACCAGACCGGGTTCATCAATTTCAAAATTTTCTTTTGTTAAGAGTGAATTATTCAAATTACTGCTGTTCCCTGAGAAAAATGATGCATTGCCATCATAGGCAATATTGGTGGCGATAGAGAACCCATTAAAAAGCCAGTTAGTTGAGTCTTCGCAATTGTCTCCAAATAATAAGATTGTATCAGCACATTCTATAATATCGTATACGACCGGTGCCAGGTCAAAGGATTTTGTCCAGAAAAGATGGAAATCATTATTCTTACCAGCACCGCCCATAAATAGCTGTGCGTTGGTAGGTCTAATATCATCCTGTCCATAAAACCAGTTTAAAAAATTTGCCCAACCAGTGTCATTATAACTGAGTAAAATATAGAGTTCCACAAGATTCTTAAATTCAATATATCTATCCGGGAACCAGGTTGTGATGCCGGTCAATTTTATAAGATTAGCTCCCCATGATTCAGATTTGAGCACTGTTTTATTATAGGATTCTAACAATTCCCTCGTTTCCTTAGTAGAAAGATAGTCATTCAACAATTTCAAAAAATCTCCAAGGTCTATATAATCATCCTCAGGTACCGGGTTGGGATCCATCAGCGAAACCGTCTGGACATAATTTCTTAAATCCTTAAGGCTTTGTGTTGGCGAATTCAGCATAATATTATTGATATTCTTTTTCAATGATTTTTTTAGATTATCTAAATTTTCTAAATCAATAAGGGAGAGTGCCGAGGGCTGGTTTGAATAATATGCCTTGCATATCTCAGCGATCTTTTTTCCAAGGTCTATTTCGTTTATCCCGGGTTCGGTTCTAAAGATATAGAAAATATTCTCATAGGGAAATCCGTTTACGGGCCAGACCGTCTGGGGTGCAATACAAACCTTTGCATAATCTTTAATCTCATTTGCGATCTCAATCTGCTGCATATTGCAGGCATCAAACCCGATGATATTAAACTTTTTACCCGTTGCCTCATAAAAACCTTTTAAGGCACGATTGAGGTCGCCATTGGCAATGCTCAACTGTGTTCCTGCGGAACCATCACTACCAAATGTCCGCCTCGGCGCCAGTGTCCATCCGGTGCCATGGTCCCAGAGGATTAAAAAATATCTTTTCGCAGGCAGAAGCATAACACCCCATTCAAGAAAATCCCTCAAGGTGTGCCAGTCACACATATCAATTATTCCCAGGTTGCCAAGATTATACAAGGTATCTTTTCCCACATAATAACGATTAGCACCAGTATACGGCTTATCAACCTGGACCAATATCGCAAGATTGTCATTTGAGCCGACTGCCTTCATTTCAATTAAGTCAGAATCGGCAAGTGCACTCAATGAATTATCTGCTGCCATATATACTAATACTGTCCACTCGCGGGCAGATAGGAATAATGGAAATATCAAAGATAATAAAAAAATACGCACGGATAATTTTATTAAAAAATATTATAATGTCAACAACAAGCCTACTTCTGTCAAAACCCGCCCTATTAAGTCCAGTTGCTAATAAAAAATCTCTATCAGTTTTTGCTATAAAATTTTAAAAATGCTACAAAATACACTTTCGTGTGAAAAATTGGCATTTTTACACTTTAAAGGAAATTTCTAAAAACCTGCTGTAATTTCATAACTTTTCGCCTTTTTGGATTTCAAAAATGTCCATAAATTTAAAAAATTTT
This portion of the candidate division WOR-3 bacterium genome encodes:
- a CDS encoding isoaspartyl peptidase/L-asparaginase; this translates as MKNLVIIANGGAGGINFPHRRAQGLKKAVNIGYEILKNGGSSLDAVEKAIMILEDETIFNAGTGSTLGLTGEVEMDASIMTADGNFGAVAAIKNVRYPIQVARLIMEKTDHLLLCGDGALRFARLNGIKYHNPKTKEKERMWLRAKNRLKSDYFPRLYKLKELYETVGVVAMDKNGMIAVGTSTGGISLHLPGRVGDTPIIGAGTYANKYGGVSATGHGEMIMKTLLAFRTVVFMEKYSAPVAGKMAIDYATRNKCRAGLIGIDKHGRILCVNNTEAMSWCYIKDGNIKSFY
- a CDS encoding clostripain-related cysteine peptidase, yielding MRIFLLSLIFPLFLSAREWTVLVYMAADNSLSALADSDLIEMKAVGSNDNLAILVQVDKPYTGANRYYVGKDTLYNLGNLGIIDMCDWHTLRDFLEWGVMLLPAKRYFLILWDHGTGWTLAPRRTFGSDGSAGTQLSIANGDLNRALKGFYEATGKKFNIIGFDACNMQQIEIANEIKDYAKVCIAPQTVWPVNGFPYENIFYIFRTEPGINEIDLGKKIAEICKAYYSNQPSALSLIDLENLDNLKKSLKKNINNIMLNSPTQSLKDLRNYVQTVSLMDPNPVPEDDYIDLGDFLKLLNDYLSTKETRELLESYNKTVLKSESWGANLIKLTGITTWFPDRYIEFKNLVELYILLSYNDTGWANFLNWFYGQDDIRPTNAQLFMGGAGKNNDFHLFWTKSFDLAPVVYDIIECADTILLFGDNCEDSTNWLFNGFSIATNIAYDGNASFFSGNSSNLNNSLLTKENFEIDEPGLVDFYLYYNTEDMVDTFIFEYGTKSYIYYGRSNNWQNIRIILTPGNSPLKFYYRTNSSINNGGVYIDRIRLYRLVSGRYVRQGLIDTTLYIFNKLMGTYYYGVYPRDIYNNEGNLSNFVRIDIKNYAVPYSIPNPFTKNCEIVLDYPPEDYNPEVYIYSITGRLVKKFSSKEIIDRKVFWDGKDSNGDPVGSGLYFILVKGKTFNIIGKIARQR